A single Pseudomonadota bacterium DNA region contains:
- a CDS encoding CBS domain-containing protein, giving the protein MAKVADILREKGKKVFTVNRKTTVLEAIKKMSDKNVSGLVVMDGKEIAGIITERDYLRKVILQGKSSNTTMVEEIMTDKVIFATLDQSVEECMAVMAEKSCRHLPVMDQGCLAGVISILDLTRQMTREQKTTIKYLQDYIHGKC; this is encoded by the coding sequence ATGGCAAAAGTAGCTGATATACTCAGGGAAAAGGGAAAGAAGGTCTTTACGGTTAACCGGAAAACCACCGTGTTAGAGGCCATCAAAAAGATGTCGGATAAAAATGTCAGCGGTCTGGTGGTTATGGATGGCAAAGAAATAGCCGGGATTATTACTGAGCGGGATTATTTAAGAAAAGTCATCCTCCAGGGCAAATCTTCCAATACCACTATGGTGGAAGAAATTATGACTGATAAAGTTATTTTTGCTACTCTCGATCAATCGGTAGAAGAATGTATGGCAGTTATGGCCGAAAAATCCTGCCGCCATCTTCCAGTCATGGATCAGGGATGTCTTGCGGGGGTTATTTCCATTCTTGATTTGACCCGGCAAATGACCAGAGAACAAAAAACCACCATTAAATATTTGCAGGATTATATCCACGGAAAATGTTGA
- the glmS gene encoding glutamine--fructose-6-phosphate transaminase (isomerizing), whose protein sequence is MCGIVGYIGPQDGVPVVMDGLQKLEYRGYDSAGVAVFQDGQIAISRSVGKLRELEKKLLISTLCGSPAIGHTRWATHGRPTEPNAHPHVYEGVVVVHNGIVENYVALREELAASGHQFSSETDTEIISHLIARELARGLGFCEAVRAALQQVRGAFALGIMYEQEPEMLIGARKGSPLVVAYGAQKGEYYIASDIPALLAYSREVIFLDDDEMAVCTPGGMSIITVTDGQKQQKEINQVTWDPIMAEKGGYKHFMLKEIFEQPQAVSNTLLGRISEDRKKVDLRETGFTSTDWQAVKKIMILACGTSWHAGLVGKFWFEKLARIPTEIDIASEFRYRDPLVDDETLLVGISQSGETADTLAALQEGKRKGAKILSICNVMGSSISRQSDGVMYTYAGPEIGVASTKAFTTQLACLMLLALDMAAARETMSAREIAQMVEGLLKLPGLLEKSLTLAPRLEQIAKTYHHATDYLYLARGENYPIALEGALKLKEISYIHAEGYPAGEMKHGPIALIDENMPVVVLAPHDHHYEKVVSNLQEVVARDGQVIAFTASGDERIVEHSSEVVKIEEPGELLNPLVYVVPLQLLAYYTAVFKGTDVDQPRNLAKSVTVE, encoded by the coding sequence ATGTGTGGAATCGTAGGATATATAGGCCCTCAGGACGGGGTGCCGGTGGTCATGGATGGCTTGCAGAAGCTAGAGTATCGGGGGTATGATTCAGCCGGTGTGGCCGTGTTTCAGGATGGTCAGATAGCCATCAGCCGGAGTGTCGGTAAATTGCGAGAGTTGGAGAAAAAACTCTTAATTTCCACCTTATGTGGTTCCCCGGCTATCGGTCATACCCGTTGGGCTACCCACGGCCGGCCGACGGAACCTAACGCCCATCCTCATGTTTATGAGGGCGTGGTGGTGGTTCATAATGGAATTGTTGAAAATTATGTTGCTCTGCGAGAGGAACTGGCGGCTTCCGGCCACCAGTTTTCCTCGGAAACCGATACCGAAATTATCAGTCACCTGATTGCCCGGGAATTGGCTCGTGGCTTAGGTTTCTGTGAAGCTGTGCGGGCTGCATTACAGCAGGTCAGAGGAGCCTTTGCCCTGGGGATAATGTATGAGCAGGAGCCTGAAATGCTCATCGGCGCCCGGAAAGGTAGTCCACTGGTCGTAGCCTATGGGGCACAAAAGGGCGAATATTATATCGCTTCGGATATTCCGGCGCTTTTGGCTTATTCCCGAGAGGTTATTTTTCTTGATGACGATGAGATGGCTGTCTGTACTCCTGGCGGAATGTCCATCATAACCGTAACTGATGGCCAGAAGCAGCAGAAGGAAATAAACCAAGTTACCTGGGATCCGATTATGGCCGAAAAGGGTGGCTATAAACATTTCATGCTCAAAGAGATCTTTGAGCAGCCCCAGGCGGTCAGCAATACCTTGTTGGGAAGAATTTCCGAAGATCGGAAAAAAGTTGATCTGCGGGAAACCGGGTTTACTTCAACCGATTGGCAGGCGGTAAAAAAAATTATGATTCTGGCCTGTGGTACTTCCTGGCATGCGGGACTGGTGGGTAAATTCTGGTTCGAGAAACTGGCCAGGATTCCGACTGAGATAGATATTGCTTCCGAATTCAGATATCGTGATCCGTTGGTTGATGATGAAACCTTGCTGGTGGGTATTTCACAATCAGGTGAAACGGCCGATACTCTGGCTGCCCTGCAGGAGGGTAAACGTAAGGGTGCTAAAATTTTATCTATCTGTAATGTGATGGGAAGCAGTATCTCGCGCCAGTCGGATGGGGTAATGTATACCTATGCCGGGCCTGAAATCGGTGTGGCGTCCACCAAGGCATTTACCACCCAGTTGGCCTGTCTTATGCTGCTGGCACTGGATATGGCGGCTGCCAGAGAAACAATGAGTGCCAGGGAGATTGCCCAAATGGTTGAAGGTCTGCTGAAGTTGCCGGGGCTGCTGGAGAAATCATTGACTTTGGCGCCGCGCCTGGAGCAGATTGCCAAAACCTATCATCATGCTACGGATTATCTCTACCTGGCCAGGGGGGAAAACTACCCCATCGCCCTGGAAGGGGCATTGAAACTTAAAGAAATATCCTATATCCACGCGGAAGGTTATCCCGCCGGGGAAATGAAGCACGGCCCCATAGCTCTTATTGATGAAAATATGCCGGTGGTAGTTCTTGCTCCCCACGATCATCATTACGAAAAAGTAGTAAGTAATCTCCAGGAAGTGGTAGCCCGGGATGGACAGGTTATTGCTTTTACCGCCTCCGGTGATGAGCGAATTGTTGAGCATAGTTCAGAAGTGGTCAAGATCGAGGAACCGGGAGAGTTATTGAATCCGTTGGTTTATGTGGTTCCGCTGCAACTTCTGGCTTATTATACCGCAGTATTTAAAGGAACAGATGTTGATCAGCCCCGTAACCTGGCCAAGAGTGTAACGGTTGAATAA
- the glmU gene encoding bifunctional UDP-N-acetylglucosamine diphosphorylase/glucosamine-1-phosphate N-acetyltransferase GlmU: protein MDQVAAMILAAGKGTRMKSAVSKMLHPLLGLPMLSYPLRALKKLEIGRQVVVIGSSGQEVMDGFSDWSGVSFAWQREQRGTADAAAMALTELEDFSGNILIVCGDVPLLKAGTLEELLLKHRQTKAVVSVLSAVLPNGGAYGRLVLDAAGELVKIVEARDASPAELEICRINSGIYCVDADFLRQALAGIGCANAQGEYYLTDMVAEAFQVGKKVMFSDVADPDEIMGINDREQLSNAEMLLAARIRRQWQGDGVTISFPEQVVIEPDVHIGMDTTIEKGVSLKGKTVIGAGCYIGEGVILQDVHLGDRVRVLPYSVLEQAVVEADAQVGPFAHLRPGSLLREKAKIGNFVEVKKAEIGIGSKASHLSYIGDATIGNGVNIGAGTITCNYDGFDKHRTIIEDGVFVGSDSQFVAPVRIGKNALVGAGSTVTKNVPENAVVTSRNRQTIYPDRGMASRTVTREE from the coding sequence ATGGATCAGGTTGCGGCAATGATTCTGGCGGCCGGCAAGGGTACGCGGATGAAATCCGCGGTGTCAAAGATGTTACATCCCCTGCTGGGTCTTCCCATGCTCAGCTACCCTTTGCGGGCATTAAAGAAATTGGAGATCGGCCGGCAGGTGGTGGTGATTGGCAGCAGTGGCCAGGAGGTCATGGATGGTTTCAGCGATTGGTCCGGAGTCAGTTTCGCCTGGCAGCGGGAACAACGGGGAACGGCTGATGCCGCGGCAATGGCTTTGACTGAACTTGAAGATTTTTCCGGGAATATTCTTATTGTTTGTGGTGATGTTCCCCTGCTGAAAGCGGGAACCCTTGAAGAATTATTGCTCAAACATCGGCAAACTAAGGCAGTGGTGAGCGTTTTGAGTGCGGTTTTGCCAAATGGTGGGGCCTACGGCAGATTGGTACTTGACGCTGCCGGTGAACTGGTGAAAATTGTTGAGGCACGTGATGCTTCACCAGCTGAATTGGAGATTTGCCGCATCAATTCCGGTATTTATTGTGTCGATGCTGATTTTCTCCGCCAGGCTCTGGCAGGAATTGGTTGTGCCAATGCCCAGGGTGAATATTATTTGACTGATATGGTTGCTGAAGCTTTTCAGGTGGGCAAAAAAGTTATGTTTTCAGATGTTGCCGACCCGGATGAAATTATGGGTATTAATGATCGGGAGCAACTAAGTAACGCTGAGATGTTGCTGGCTGCCAGAATCAGGCGGCAATGGCAGGGGGACGGAGTAACTATCAGCTTTCCGGAACAGGTCGTTATTGAGCCCGATGTGCACATCGGCATGGATACCACTATTGAAAAAGGTGTATCCCTGAAGGGAAAGACCGTTATCGGAGCTGGTTGTTATATAGGTGAAGGGGTGATTCTCCAAGATGTCCATCTGGGTGATAGGGTAAGAGTTCTTCCTTATTCCGTGCTGGAACAGGCGGTGGTGGAAGCTGATGCCCAGGTTGGTCCGTTTGCCCATCTGCGTCCTGGCAGCCTGCTGCGTGAAAAGGCTAAAATAGGCAATTTTGTTGAGGTGAAAAAGGCTGAAATCGGAATCGGCAGCAAGGCATCCCATCTTTCTTATATCGGCGATGCCACCATTGGTAATGGCGTTAATATTGGTGCCGGGACTATTACCTGTAATTATGACGGCTTTGATAAACACCGGACAATCATTGAGGATGGGGTATTTGTGGGAAGTGACAGCCAGTTTGTGGCCCCGGTTCGTATTGGAAAAAATGCTTTAGTTGGAGCCGGCAGTACGGTAACCAAAAATGTGCCGGAAAATGCCGTGGTGACCTCCCGGAATCGGCAGACAATTTATCCGGACCGGGGGATGGCTTCAAGAACCGTGACCAGAGAGGAGTAA
- a CDS encoding F0F1 ATP synthase subunit epsilon, translated as MDTDKILFEVVTPYRQVLAEEVDEVIAPGEEGQFGVLPGHTPFLAKIRVGDLLYRKGSQLFHLAVSNGYSEVGYHHVIALLDAAERPQEIDIQRAEKALKRAEEKLAVLSPEEKAFFEERAALERALNRIQIAKVK; from the coding sequence ATGGACACTGATAAGATCTTATTTGAGGTCGTAACCCCCTATCGTCAGGTTCTTGCTGAAGAAGTTGATGAGGTGATTGCTCCTGGCGAGGAAGGGCAGTTTGGTGTGCTTCCAGGGCATACCCCCTTTCTGGCAAAGATCAGGGTTGGGGATCTCCTGTACCGCAAAGGAAGCCAGTTATTTCATCTGGCGGTCAGCAATGGATATTCTGAAGTGGGTTACCATCATGTTATTGCCTTGCTTGATGCGGCAGAGCGTCCTCAGGAAATTGATATTCAACGGGCAGAGAAGGCCTTGAAACGGGCAGAGGAAAAACTGGCCGTGCTTTCTCCTGAGGAGAAAGCATTTTTTGAAGAACGTGCTGCTTTGGAAAGGGCGCTCAATCGGATTCAAATTGCCAAAGTTAAATAA
- the atpD gene encoding F0F1 ATP synthase subunit beta yields MSEKNIGKINQVIGPVIDVEFEKGKLPAIYNSLKITNPAINDQEWNLICEVALHLGENTVRAIAMDSSDGLVRGMEVWDTDEMITVPVGREVLGRIINVTGEPVDEQGPLNEIKRYPIHRPAPPYVDQSTEVEAFETGIKVVDLLAPYSKGGKIGLFGGAGVGKTVVIMELIHNIATQHGGFSVFGGVGERTREGNDLWHEMKGSGVLDKAALVYGQMNEPPGARLRVGLSALTVAEYFRDEEGQDVLLFIDNIFRFTQAGSEVSALLGRMPSAVGYQPTLGTEMGELQERITTTKSGSITSVQAIYVPADDLTDPAPATAFAHLDATTVLSRQISELGIYPAVDPLDSTSRILDPKVIGDEHYRVAREVQLILQRYKDLQDIIAILGMDELSEEDKQLVTRARKIQRFLSQPFHVAEDFTGTPGVYVKLSDTIRSFDEILQGKHDDLPEQAFYMVAGIEEAQEKGKKLGV; encoded by the coding sequence ATGAGTGAAAAAAATATCGGTAAAATTAACCAGGTTATCGGCCCGGTAATCGATGTGGAATTTGAAAAGGGGAAGCTGCCGGCGATATATAATTCACTGAAAATTACCAATCCCGCCATCAACGATCAGGAATGGAACCTGATATGTGAAGTTGCGCTGCATCTCGGTGAAAATACCGTCCGGGCAATTGCCATGGATTCTTCTGATGGTTTGGTCCGCGGCATGGAGGTTTGGGATACCGATGAGATGATCACAGTGCCGGTTGGCCGGGAAGTTCTGGGACGGATTATTAATGTCACCGGTGAACCGGTAGATGAACAAGGCCCGCTTAATGAGATAAAGCGTTATCCTATCCACCGTCCCGCACCTCCTTATGTTGATCAGAGTACTGAAGTTGAAGCTTTTGAAACTGGCATCAAAGTAGTTGATCTGTTGGCGCCATACTCCAAAGGTGGAAAGATCGGCTTGTTTGGTGGTGCCGGGGTTGGTAAAACCGTTGTTATTATGGAATTGATTCATAATATTGCCACCCAGCATGGTGGATTTTCTGTTTTTGGCGGAGTTGGGGAACGGACTCGTGAGGGTAATGATCTCTGGCATGAAATGAAAGGTTCGGGGGTTCTCGATAAAGCGGCTTTGGTCTATGGACAGATGAATGAACCTCCGGGAGCCCGTTTGCGGGTTGGGCTTTCAGCGCTGACCGTGGCGGAATATTTTCGTGATGAAGAGGGGCAGGATGTGCTGCTTTTTATTGACAATATCTTCCGGTTTACCCAGGCTGGTTCAGAGGTGTCGGCACTGCTTGGCCGTATGCCTTCAGCGGTTGGATATCAGCCAACTCTGGGAACTGAAATGGGTGAGCTGCAGGAGCGGATTACCACTACCAAGAGTGGTTCAATTACTTCGGTTCAGGCCATTTATGTTCCAGCTGATGACTTGACTGACCCGGCTCCGGCAACCGCATTTGCCCATTTGGATGCCACGACGGTTTTGTCACGGCAGATTTCTGAACTGGGGATTTACCCTGCTGTTGACCCACTGGATTCCACTTCGCGAATTCTTGATCCGAAGGTGATTGGCGACGAGCATTACCGGGTTGCCCGGGAAGTACAGTTGATCCTGCAACGGTATAAAGATCTGCAGGATATTATTGCCATTCTGGGTATGGACGAATTATCAGAAGAAGATAAGCAGCTGGTAACCAGAGCCAGGAAGATTCAGCGCTTTCTCTCCCAGCCTTTTCATGTGGCCGAAGATTTTACTGGGACACCCGGAGTTTATGTTAAACTTTCGGATACCATCCGTAGCTTTGATGAAATACTACAGGGTAAACATGATGATCTGCCCGAGCAGGCTTTCTACATGGTTGCCGGCATTGAAGAAGCTCAGGAAAAGGGTAAGAAGCTTGGTGTTTAA
- the atpG gene encoding ATP synthase F1 subunit gamma, whose translation MANLRDIRKRIASVKSTQQITKAMQMVAASKLKRAQDSVVAARPYAIKMNEVLASLALRTESGKHPLLEHREEKNVELIVMTSDRGLCGGFNHNVIKASEKFVTEKQGEYENILLSVVGKKVRDHYRRQGKEFATEFLNPGTVTFSYAEEIATDAIDRYVEKTTDAVYVIYTEFKSAMTQNVIVQRLLPVEPMELAEDEVAVEYIYEPSEDELLADILPRYVYTQLFRMLLESVASEHGSRMTAMDSATSNAVEMVDRLTLLYNRARQAAITTELMEIVSGAEALG comes from the coding sequence ATGGCTAATCTCAGGGATATTAGAAAGCGAATTGCAAGCGTCAAGAGTACCCAGCAGATCACCAAAGCTATGCAGATGGTGGCGGCTTCAAAATTGAAGCGGGCTCAGGACAGCGTGGTGGCGGCGCGGCCTTATGCTATCAAGATGAACGAGGTGCTGGCCAGCCTGGCTTTGCGTACTGAATCCGGGAAGCATCCACTCCTTGAGCACCGGGAGGAGAAAAATGTCGAACTGATCGTCATGACTTCTGATCGTGGTTTGTGCGGCGGCTTTAACCATAATGTCATCAAGGCCAGCGAAAAATTTGTTACTGAAAAACAGGGAGAATATGAAAATATTCTTCTCAGTGTCGTTGGTAAGAAAGTCAGGGATCATTACCGCCGTCAGGGAAAGGAATTTGCGACTGAATTCCTCAATCCTGGAACTGTAACTTTTTCCTATGCTGAAGAAATTGCTACGGATGCCATTGATCGTTATGTAGAGAAAACCACCGATGCCGTGTATGTGATTTATACCGAATTTAAATCGGCCATGACCCAGAATGTTATCGTTCAGCGCCTGTTGCCCGTAGAGCCGATGGAACTGGCTGAAGATGAAGTGGCAGTGGAATATATTTATGAACCTTCTGAAGATGAATTGCTGGCAGATATCCTGCCTCGTTATGTTTATACCCAGTTGTTCAGAATGCTGCTGGAATCCGTTGCCAGCGAACATGGGTCTAGGATGACAGCAATGGATTCTGCGACCAGTAATGCGGTTGAAATGGTTGACAGGCTTACATTGCTGTATAACCGGGCCCGTCAGGCAGCAATCACCACCGAACTGATGGAAATTGTGAGCGGCGCTGAAGCATTAGGTTAA
- the atpA gene encoding F0F1 ATP synthase subunit alpha, whose translation MELRAEEISQIIKDQIENYDKKVEVNETGTILTVGDGIARIYGLEKAMAAELLLFPHDIYGMVLNLEEDNVGAVIFGEDIEIKEGDEVKRTGKIVEVPVGKGMLGRVVNSLGQPIDGKGPLETDETRRVEIKAPGIVDRQSVNEPLQTGLKAIDSMVPIGRGQRELIIGDRQTGKTAVAIDAIINQRDTDVCCIYVAIGQKRSTVAQVVAKLEEYGAMEYTTVVASTASEPAPLQYLSPYAGVTMGEYFRDNGMHALIIYDDLSKQATAYRQLSLLLRRPPGREAYPGDVFYLHSRLLERAAKMSDEKGGGSLTALPIIETQAGDVSAYIPTNVISITDGQIYLESDLFYSGIRPAINVGLSVSRVGGAAQVKAMKQVAGSLRLDLAQYREMAAFAQFGSDLDKATQAQLARGSRLVEILKQDQYTPLTVEKQVLIIFAATNGFVDDYDESVLGRYEQELYPFAESKFAAVLDEIKEKQKIDDDLKLKVENLLKEFGEFFKP comes from the coding sequence ATGGAACTACGTGCGGAAGAAATAAGCCAGATTATCAAAGATCAGATTGAGAATTATGATAAAAAGGTTGAGGTCAATGAGACAGGTACCATCCTGACGGTTGGTGATGGTATTGCCAGGATATATGGTCTCGAGAAAGCCATGGCCGCGGAGTTGCTTCTTTTTCCCCATGATATTTATGGGATGGTGCTGAATCTTGAAGAAGATAATGTCGGAGCTGTTATTTTTGGTGAAGACATAGAGATCAAGGAAGGTGATGAGGTAAAAAGGACCGGTAAGATTGTTGAAGTTCCCGTCGGCAAAGGTATGCTCGGTCGGGTTGTCAATTCCCTTGGACAGCCCATTGATGGTAAAGGCCCGCTGGAAACTGATGAAACCAGAAGGGTGGAAATTAAAGCCCCCGGGATTGTTGACCGTCAATCCGTAAATGAGCCGTTGCAGACTGGCTTGAAGGCCATTGATTCCATGGTTCCCATCGGTCGTGGTCAACGTGAACTCATTATTGGTGACCGGCAGACAGGTAAAACCGCGGTGGCTATTGATGCCATTATCAATCAGAGAGATACGGATGTCTGTTGCATCTATGTGGCAATTGGCCAGAAGCGTTCTACTGTAGCCCAGGTAGTGGCGAAGTTGGAAGAATATGGGGCGATGGAATATACTACCGTTGTTGCCTCAACTGCCAGTGAACCGGCACCTTTGCAGTATCTTTCTCCTTATGCCGGGGTAACCATGGGAGAGTATTTTCGCGACAACGGCATGCACGCCCTGATTATTTATGATGATCTTTCTAAACAGGCAACTGCTTATCGTCAGCTTTCTCTCCTGTTGCGGCGGCCTCCCGGACGTGAAGCTTACCCTGGAGATGTATTCTATCTTCATTCCCGCCTCTTGGAAAGAGCGGCTAAAATGAGTGATGAAAAAGGAGGAGGCTCCTTGACGGCACTGCCGATTATTGAAACCCAGGCCGGCGACGTGTCAGCCTATATTCCTACCAACGTTATTTCCATTACCGACGGGCAGATTTACCTGGAATCTGATCTATTTTATTCCGGTATCCGTCCGGCCATTAACGTTGGCCTTTCCGTCTCCCGGGTTGGTGGTGCAGCCCAGGTGAAAGCAATGAAACAGGTTGCCGGTTCTCTGCGGCTGGATCTGGCTCAGTATCGTGAAATGGCTGCCTTTGCCCAGTTTGGTAGTGATCTTGATAAGGCCACCCAGGCGCAGCTGGCTCGAGGTAGCCGTTTGGTTGAAATCCTGAAGCAGGATCAATATACTCCTTTGACAGTGGAAAAGCAGGTTCTGATTATTTTTGCCGCTACCAATGGTTTTGTCGATGATTATGATGAATCAGTTCTGGGGCGTTATGAACAGGAATTGTATCCTTTTGCAGAGAGTAAGTTTGCTGCAGTGCTGGATGAGATCAAAGAGAAACAGAAAATTGATGATGATTTGAAATTAAAGGTGGAAAATCTGCTGAAGGAGTTTGGCGAGTTTTTTAAGCCTTAA
- the atpH gene encoding ATP synthase F1 subunit delta: protein MIRDIIARRYAKAFFAFASEHGVLDQATEEVRGFAVLLADHEKLSDVLNNPVYETSERKAVLNAVMAKTDVSDGVKGFLFILIEKNKMKYLASIVSYLDLMVDAAEGRLHVDVVSATALDKATLERLKQKLAELTSKKVQLSVKVDESLIGGLITRFSGMVYDGSIRTQLNNLGENLIKEW, encoded by the coding sequence GTGATTCGTGATATTATAGCCAGACGTTATGCCAAGGCCTTTTTTGCTTTTGCCAGTGAACATGGGGTATTGGATCAGGCTACTGAGGAGGTACGAGGCTTTGCCGTCTTGTTGGCCGATCATGAAAAGCTGAGTGATGTTTTGAACAACCCGGTCTATGAAACCTCTGAGCGCAAAGCGGTTTTGAATGCGGTTATGGCTAAAACAGATGTCAGTGACGGGGTTAAGGGGTTTCTCTTTATCCTTATCGAAAAAAACAAAATGAAATACCTGGCGTCGATTGTCAGCTATCTAGATCTGATGGTGGATGCGGCAGAGGGTCGTTTGCACGTTGATGTTGTTTCAGCTACTGCCCTTGATAAGGCGACATTGGAGAGGTTAAAACAGAAATTGGCTGAACTTACAAGCAAGAAGGTACAGTTATCCGTCAAGGTTGATGAGTCATTGATTGGTGGTTTGATTACCCGTTTTTCCGGGATGGTATATGATGGCAGTATCAGGACGCAGCTTAACAACCTTGGAGAAAATTTGATAAAGGAGTGGTAG
- a CDS encoding ATP synthase F0 subunit B: protein MKQCRSIGGKALIVVGTSVVLLLVVLAVSAFASEGHEAAAHHQSLYAALAENPVPLLKDLLWRVINFAVILWILIKFTGKPIKNYFANRREALVQGINEAREAKEAAERLYQEYQEKLARLDDEVKELESRIRSEAEAEKQRILSEAEQFAVKVKQQAEQMANQEVMMAKRQLKDEASKLALQAAEKMIKENISAADRDKMVENYLEKVVGAQ, encoded by the coding sequence ATGAAGCAGTGCAGATCAATTGGTGGAAAAGCTCTTATTGTCGTTGGGACATCAGTTGTACTTCTTTTGGTGGTGCTGGCGGTAAGCGCCTTTGCCAGTGAAGGGCACGAAGCTGCGGCGCATCATCAGTCACTTTATGCTGCGCTTGCAGAAAACCCTGTTCCCCTCCTCAAAGATTTGCTCTGGCGGGTAATAAACTTTGCAGTTATATTGTGGATTCTGATTAAATTTACCGGAAAACCGATAAAAAATTATTTTGCCAATCGTCGGGAAGCATTGGTTCAGGGAATCAACGAGGCCAGGGAAGCTAAAGAGGCTGCTGAGCGTCTTTATCAGGAGTATCAGGAAAAGCTGGCCCGCCTTGACGATGAAGTCAAAGAACTTGAGTCCAGGATCAGGTCGGAAGCCGAAGCGGAAAAACAGCGGATACTGTCTGAGGCCGAGCAATTCGCGGTGAAAGTTAAGCAGCAGGCGGAGCAGATGGCCAATCAGGAAGTCATGATGGCCAAACGGCAGCTGAAAGATGAGGCGTCGAAGCTGGCTTTGCAGGCGGCGGAAAAGATGATTAAAGAGAATATTTCTGCAGCAGATCGGGATAAAATGGTCGAAAACTATCTGGAAAAAGTGGTGGGTGCACAGTGA
- a CDS encoding ATP synthase F0 subunit B, with product MIDLNITFLGQWAIFIFMMIFLNQFLFKPVLRVIDARREKVEGTHESAVALNERSSQHQAAYESRMTQTREKLEQESASLREETMSTSRVRMDKARSEAMQQVENMRQRIAAEYQKVQVEMTADIKVIARQISGKILERDV from the coding sequence GTGATTGATCTTAATATCACGTTTCTCGGTCAGTGGGCGATATTCATCTTTATGATGATTTTTCTGAATCAGTTCCTGTTTAAACCTGTCTTGCGGGTGATTGATGCCCGTAGAGAAAAGGTAGAGGGAACCCATGAAAGTGCTGTGGCCCTCAATGAGCGATCCAGTCAACATCAGGCAGCCTATGAGTCTCGTATGACCCAGACGAGAGAGAAGTTGGAACAGGAAAGTGCCTCCCTGCGTGAAGAGACGATGAGTACTTCCCGGGTCAGGATGGATAAAGCCCGCAGTGAAGCCATGCAGCAGGTTGAAAATATGCGTCAGCGGATAGCTGCTGAGTATCAGAAAGTTCAGGTAGAAATGACTGCCGATATTAAGGTGATTGCCAGACAGATTTCCGGTAAGATTCTCGAGAGGGATGTTTGA
- a CDS encoding Na+/H+ antiporter subunit E, with protein sequence MIKKSTSIGKYIVTFLLLLPLWLLLSGHYDLFHIGIGILCCALVSLFSAGLLFTSANITTHHIVMGRFILYIPWLIYQIILANILVAKLVLSPKLKIEPQVFSFKSKLKSDVAQTTYGNSITLTPGTITIDIKDDEVYVHALAGNFKDDLLTGEMERRISKIFQS encoded by the coding sequence ATGATAAAAAAATCCACCTCAATAGGAAAGTACATTGTAACTTTTCTGCTTCTCCTGCCTCTCTGGCTGCTTCTTTCAGGCCATTATGATCTGTTCCACATCGGTATAGGGATATTATGCTGCGCTTTAGTTTCCCTGTTTTCCGCTGGTCTCCTGTTCACCTCCGCGAATATTACCACCCATCATATAGTCATGGGGAGATTTATTCTCTACATTCCCTGGCTTATTTACCAGATAATTCTGGCCAATATTTTGGTTGCCAAGCTGGTCTTATCACCAAAATTAAAAATAGAGCCACAGGTTTTCAGCTTTAAGAGCAAATTAAAATCAGATGTAGCCCAAACCACGTACGGCAATTCTATTACCTTGACCCCGGGAACCATTACCATAGATATCAAAGATGATGAAGTATACGTCCACGCCCTGGCAGGCAATTTCAAGGATGACCTGTTAACCGGGGAAATGGAGAGAAGGATCAGTAAAATTTTTCAAAGCTAA
- a CDS encoding Na(+)/H(+) antiporter subunit B: protein MLRQKYEDVIAQTAVRIMVPFVQLYALYVLAHGHYSPGGGFQGGVILAAALVLIFLVFGYEDALDRLSLGTTGRLCSIGVLIYAGIGFICLLLGGNFLDYSRLASVLQVTTPKARSLGILGIETGVALTVMAAMYSIIMDIVNSETGSNKDDTDDENQTGEIYSGGE from the coding sequence ATGCTCAGACAAAAATATGAAGACGTCATTGCCCAGACCGCTGTGCGGATAATGGTGCCGTTTGTCCAGCTTTACGCTTTATATGTCCTGGCTCACGGCCATTACTCACCGGGAGGAGGTTTTCAGGGAGGAGTAATTCTGGCCGCGGCGCTGGTATTGATTTTTCTGGTCTTCGGCTACGAGGATGCTCTTGACCGTCTCAGCTTGGGAACTACTGGCCGCTTATGCAGCATTGGAGTCTTAATCTATGCCGGCATCGGTTTTATCTGCCTGTTGCTGGGAGGCAATTTCCTTGATTACAGTCGCCTTGCTTCCGTGCTCCAGGTGACAACTCCAAAAGCCCGGTCCCTGGGTATCCTGGGAATAGAAACAGGAGTGGCGCTGACGGTAATGGCGGCCATGTACAGCATCATCATGGATATTGTCAACAGTGAAACTGGCAGTAATAAGGACGATACTGATGATGAAAATCAAACTGGAGAAATTTACAGTGGCGGAGAATAA